In the Tamandua tetradactyla isolate mTamTet1 chromosome 8, mTamTet1.pri, whole genome shotgun sequence genome, ctcaccACCCTGCCCACAGTCATGCAGCTCCTCTGGTTCAACATTCGTAAGATCACCTTTGAAGCCTGCTTTGCACAGGTATTTTTCAttcatacattttctttcatgGAATCCTCTGTCCTACTGGCTATGTCCtttgaccgctatgtggccatctgccgcCCCCTCCATTACACCTCTATCCTCACCAATGAAGTCATTGGCAAGATTGGGTTAGCCATCATTTGCCGCTGTGTGCTGGCCGTTCTTCCCTCCCTGTTCCTACTCAAGCGCCTGCCCTTCTGTGGCTCCCACCTCCTATCTCACTCCTACTGCCTCCACCAGGACATGATTCGCCTGGTCTGTGCTGACATTCGGGTAAACAGCTGGTATGCATTTGCTCTGGTCTTGCTTATTATTGTGATGGACCCGCTGCTCATTGTGCTCTCCTATATAATGATTTTGAGAAGTGTCCTGGGGGTAGCATCCATGGTTGAGAGACTTCATGCCTTTAATAACTGCCTGTCCCATATTCTGGCCGTTCTGgtactctatgttcccatggttggTGTGTCTATGACTCACCGCTTTGCCAAGCATGCTTCTCCTCTTGTCCACATTATAATGGCCAATATCTACCTGCTTGCACCTCCTTTGATGAACCCCATCATTTACAGTATAAAAACCAAGCAAATTCGGCAGGGAATTCACCACCTTCTTTCCCAAGGAAATATGCATTGGAGATGAGAGAATATATTTGTACTATTACTGAGGAGTAAAAATCATAGGATTGAGGGAACAATTTAGTCAGAGTTGAAAATAACAACTGTAAAATTAACCAGCTATATGACTATAATAGTATGAGATGGCCCCGGCTTTTAGCTGATTTTTTTTGCAGGAGACAGGGGCATCTATCAGCATCTTTCCTATCCAAAAAAAGAAGGTGGTATCTCAACTGGTGAAATTTGAGCACACTTTATCAACTGTGCCTGCGAGATGAGCTTTATTGCATTGACTAAATTTCTATCTAGGCTTTGGCCTTCTTTTTGGATATTCTTCTTTCCTACTAGTTTGATTAAatggaattgaaggaaacttgtAGTTTTTGCCTTCGTCACTCATTCTCTTAGGCAACTTTAGAATTTTTGCAAACTCTAATGCCTATTCCTTGTCTCGTGTCAAACTGACATTTCTGAATCTAAATCTTTCTTGTGATTATTAGGGCCACGTCCCTTCTACTAGAAACTTTTCTACTACTAAATTTGTGATACTCAAGGGATTCTATACCTGTGAAATAGAACCCCATTAGTACCACTGGATGCAAAGCATATCCTATTCGAAAAATGAATTCCTATCCCCACCAATATTACCTGCAGACCTATTTGTAGTTTAAATTGTAAACACCAAGGACATTTCTCCATGGGGGATTTTATCCCTCACCTCAATCTTTAGACTCCAGTGCATGTGTCTACTTGGTCTGTTGAAATTATGCTGGTTGTTGATTAGGTCAACCTGAACGGATGAGATTTAATCCACATGTGCTCTTGCTTAAAGATTCAATACTTTTTTTACAAGGGAAGGTCAGAGAACATACGTAGTCAGTATGGTCGTGAGGATAAAGGAGCTAGAATTTGCCCACATGTGTTCTAATCTCAGGAATTTAGCCAGTAAAATTTAGCTTATttaaaacttggagaatttcattggtaacagagaccattaggagatagaaatagggtaagatattgggtaattggagctgcatggatacagattgtgcaacaaaaCTGAATGTAAAAGCTCAGtaatgggcagcacaatattacctaatcgtaatacaattatgttaaaacactgaatgaagctgaatgtgagcataatggaggagggctgggagcacaaatgaaatcagaaagaaagatgataaagactgagatggtataatctaggaatgcctagagtgtataacgatagtgactaaatgtacaaatttaaaaaatgtttttgcatgagaaagaacaaaggaatgtcattactgcagggtgctgaaaatagatggtaattaatattttaaaattttaccttatgtgtaagactaaagcaaaaaaatatttatttgttacaaaatttctattttgactagtgcattccttaatataacttatgtagacagcttaactgaacaccataagtacatgaaaccttatgtaggacgtgagattttgttggtttgcccagataGATGCCCTGatggatcccagagtgatttgatcagtgaataaaatagtgtttgcaaagtccccatcggtgaatggtgagaaagggggaaaactcaacttccccaaggtgaattcttgatattctcataagcagtgcagacaatcaaagctataggctgagcccccaatcttgaggtttgttcatatgaaacttaaccccacaaaggataggtcaagtctacttaaattaggcctaagagtcacgccGCAAGagtgtcttttgttgctcagatgtggcctctgtctccagccaatacaacaagcaaactcacctctctccccctgtctacatgggacatgactccaaggggtgtggaccttcctggcaatgtaggacagaaatcctgaaatgagctgagactcagcatcaagggattgtgaaaaactctagaatgagctgagacccagcatcaagggattgagaaaaccttcttgaccaaaagggggaagagtgaaatgagacaaagtgtcaatggctgtgagattccacagtcgagaggttatgctggaggttattcttacacattaagtagatatcaccttcttatccaagatgtaatggaggggctggagagaactgcctaaaatgtagagctgtgttccagtagccatgtttcttgaagatgattgtatagtgatatagctttcacaattttactgtgtgattgtgaaaaccttgtgtctgatgctccttttgtctaccttgtcaacagacaagtagaacatatggaataaaaataaataatagggggaacaaatgctaaaacaaatttagtttgaaatgttagtgatcaataaaagggaggggtaaggggtatggtatttaatttttttttctttttctgtttatgttttatttttctgttgtctttttatttctttttctgaattgatgcaaatgtatgaagaaattatcatgatgatgaatatgcaactatgtgatgatattgtgaattactaattatatgtagaatggaatgagcatatattaaggatgtttgtgtttcttgcttgtaattttgtaattaataaaaaattatttaaaaaagcatggcttttctgacaatcagtaaatgctcaaaaatattggttgaataaatAAAGCAGACAACCACTCTCCTCAGTTA is a window encoding:
- the LOC143643566 gene encoding olfactory receptor 51Q1-like — protein: MFRVTNNTQDPFHFILTGIPGFEASHIWISIPFCCLYTISIVGNTTILTVIHTETSLHQPMYLFLSMLALTDLGLTLTTLPTVMQLLWFNIRKITFEACFAQVFFIHTFSFMESSVLLAMSFDRYVAICRPLHYTSILTNEVIGKIGLAIICRCVLAVLPSLFLLKRLPFCGSHLLSHSYCLHQDMIRLVCADIRVNSWYAFALVLLIIVMDPLLIVLSYIMILRSVLGVASMVERLHAFNNCLSHILAVLVLYVPMVGVSMTHRFAKHASPLVHIIMANIYLLAPPLMNPIIYSIKTKQIRQGIHHLLSQGNMHWR